A window from Brucella sp. BE17 encodes these proteins:
- a CDS encoding 4-hydroxyproline epimerase has translation MRSSKLIHVIGCHAEGEVGDVIVGGVAPPPGDTLWEQSRFIARDETLRNFVLNEPRGGVFRHVNLLVPPKDPRAQMGFIIMEPADTPPMSGSNSICVSTVLLDSGIIPMKEPVTRMALEAPGGIIEVEAECRNGKAERIHVRNVPSFADRLDATLEVEGLGTFTVDTAYGGDSFVIVDASQIGMTIKPDQARELAEIGVKITKAANEQLGFRHPQKDWNHISFCQITEPVIRENDVLTGVNTVAIRPAKLDRSPTGTGCSARMAVLYAKGQMKEGERFIGKSVLGTAFHCRLDRVLELCGKPAISPIISGRAWVTGTSQLMLDPGDPFAGGYRLSDTWPNLS, from the coding sequence ATGCGCAGCAGCAAGCTCATTCATGTGATCGGCTGCCATGCCGAAGGCGAAGTCGGCGATGTGATAGTCGGTGGTGTCGCACCGCCTCCTGGCGACACACTCTGGGAGCAGTCGCGTTTCATCGCCCGCGACGAGACTTTGCGCAACTTTGTTCTTAATGAGCCGCGCGGCGGTGTGTTCCGGCATGTCAACCTGCTGGTGCCGCCCAAAGACCCGCGTGCACAAATGGGCTTCATTATCATGGAGCCTGCCGATACACCGCCCATGTCCGGCTCAAACTCGATCTGTGTTTCGACGGTTCTTCTTGATAGTGGCATAATCCCCATGAAGGAGCCGGTAACGCGCATGGCTCTCGAAGCGCCTGGCGGCATCATCGAAGTGGAAGCCGAATGCCGTAATGGAAAGGCCGAGCGCATCCATGTGCGCAACGTACCCTCCTTCGCCGACCGGCTTGATGCGACGCTTGAGGTGGAGGGACTGGGCACGTTTACCGTTGATACCGCTTATGGCGGCGATAGCTTTGTTATTGTTGATGCAAGCCAAATCGGCATGACGATAAAGCCGGACCAGGCACGCGAACTGGCTGAAATCGGCGTAAAGATCACTAAGGCCGCAAATGAACAACTCGGCTTTCGCCATCCGCAAAAGGACTGGAACCATATTTCGTTTTGCCAGATCACCGAGCCGGTCATACGAGAGAACGACGTCCTGACCGGCGTGAATACTGTCGCCATCCGCCCGGCCAAACTGGATCGTTCACCAACCGGAACCGGCTGTTCTGCGCGTATGGCCGTGCTTTACGCAAAAGGTCAGATGAAAGAAGGCGAGCGCTTCATCGGCAAATCCGTTCTCGGCACCGCGTTTCATTGCCGACTTGACCGGGTGCTGGAGCTCTGCGGAAAGCCCGCCATCAGTCCGATTATTTCCGGGCGTGCGTGGGTGACGGGAACATCGCAGCTCATGCTGGATCCGGGCGATCCGTTTGCGGGCGGCTATCGCCTGTCGGATACCTGGCCCAACCTTTCTTAA